AATTCAGGACTACGAACGCGAAGTCGAAGTCCGTGAAACCGGCCGCGTGTTGTCGACCGGCGACGGCATCGCCCGCATCTACGGCCTCGACAAGGCGGCCGCCGGCGAGCTGCTCGAGTTCCCGCACAACATCTTCGGCATGGTTCTCAACCTCGAAGAGGACAACGTCGGCGCCGCCATCTTCGGCGAAGCCCACGAGATCCACCAGGGCGACGAGGTCCGCCGCACCGGCCGCATCGCCGAAGTACCGGTGGGCGACGGGCTGCTCGGCCGCGTGGTTGACGCTCTCGGTCAACCAATGGACGGCAAAGGGCCGATCGAGAGCAAGGAAAACCGCCGCATCGAGATCAAGGCGCCCGGCATCATTGCGCGCCAGCCGGTCAAGGAACCTTTGCAGACCGGGATCAAAGCCATCGACAGCATGATCCCGATCGGACGCGGCCAACGTGAGCTGATCATCGGCGACCGTCAGACCGGCAAGACCGCCGTCGCCATCGACACCATCATCAATCAAAAGGGCGGCGACGTGATCTGCATCTACGTCGCCATCGGCCAGAAGCGCTCGACCGTGGCGCAGGTGGTCGATCGGCTGGCCCGCCACGGTGCGATGGCCTACACCATCGTCGTCGCCGCCACTGCTTCCGACGCTGCTCCGCTGCAGTTCATAGCTCCGTACACCGGCTGCACCATGGGCGAGTTCTTCCGCGACACCGGCCGCCACGCGCTGTGCATTTACGACGACCTGTCGAAACATGCGGTGGCGTACCGCCAGCTTTCCCTTCTGCTGCGCCGGCCGCCTGGCCGCGAAGCTTATCCGGGCGACGTGTTCTATCTCCACTCGCGGCTGCTCGAACGTGCCGCCAAGATGAGTGAAGACCGCGGCGGCGGCTCGCTCACGGCGCTGCCGATCATCGAAACCCAGGCCGGCGACGTTTCGGCGTACATCCCGACCAACGTCATCTCCATCACCGACGGCCAGATCTTCCTCGAAAGCGACTTGTTCTTCTCCGGCGTCCGCCCGGCGGTCAACGTCGGCCTCTCGGTGTCACGCGTCGGCGGCAACGCCCAGATCAAAGCCATGCGGCAGGTTGCCGGTACCATGCGGCTCGACCTCGCCCAGTACCGCGAGATGGCCGCGTTTGCGCAGTTCGGCTCCGACCTCGATGCTTCCACCCAACGCCTGCTCGCCCGCGGCAGCCGCCTGGTGGAGGTGCTCAAGCAGGGCCAGTACGAGCCGCTGCCGGTCGCCAAGCAGGTGCTGATCATGTACGCCGCTACCAACGACTATATCGATCAGCTCGAGGTGACGGCGCTCAAACGTTACGAACAGGAACTCTATCGCTTCGTCGAGAACCGCCACCCCGACGTGCTCAAAGACATCGTCACCAAGAAACAAATCGACGACGCCTTGAAGCAGAAGCTCAAAAGCGTGCTCGACGAGTTCAAGACCGCCTTCGTGCCGTGATCCTCTAAGTTACGCCCGCCATGGCCAACCTGAAAGCCATCCGCAAGCGGATCAGCTCGGTCAAGAGCACCCAGCAGATCACCAAGGCCATGAAGATGGTGGCCGCGGCCAAGCTGCGCCGGGCGCAGTCGGCCGTGCTCGCGGCCCGGCCTTATGCCGACAAGCTCGGTGCCCTGGTGGAGAGCGTCGCCGCCCGCGTCGGTGCCGAGGCCCACCCGCTGCTCTCACTGCGGCCCGAGGAGCGCACCGTACAACTGGTGCTGCTCACCAGCGACCGCGGCCTGTGCGGCGGCTACAACTCGAAC
The Deltaproteobacteria bacterium genome window above contains:
- a CDS encoding F0F1 ATP synthase subunit alpha: MEIRAAEISEFIKKQIQDYEREVEVRETGRVLSTGDGIARIYGLDKAAAGELLEFPHNIFGMVLNLEEDNVGAAIFGEAHEIHQGDEVRRTGRIAEVPVGDGLLGRVVDALGQPMDGKGPIESKENRRIEIKAPGIIARQPVKEPLQTGIKAIDSMIPIGRGQRELIIGDRQTGKTAVAIDTIINQKGGDVICIYVAIGQKRSTVAQVVDRLARHGAMAYTIVVAATASDAAPLQFIAPYTGCTMGEFFRDTGRHALCIYDDLSKHAVAYRQLSLLLRRPPGREAYPGDVFYLHSRLLERAAKMSEDRGGGSLTALPIIETQAGDVSAYIPTNVISITDGQIFLESDLFFSGVRPAVNVGLSVSRVGGNAQIKAMRQVAGTMRLDLAQYREMAAFAQFGSDLDASTQRLLARGSRLVEVLKQGQYEPLPVAKQVLIMYAATNDYIDQLEVTALKRYEQELYRFVENRHPDVLKDIVTKKQIDDALKQKLKSVLDEFKTAFVP